In one window of Sphingomonas glaciei DNA:
- a CDS encoding ATP-binding protein, translated as MLESARAFFAGDYAPHGYCLLWQPELIWTHVVSDALIAASYFSIPIALVTFVRKRPDVEFGKMFWLFALFILSCGLTHVMGIWNLWHGDYAAEATIKAITAIASVPTAILLWPLLPRALAIPSPSMLQKKNDELAAALAERDSALEQLRGEVAQRERAEAALVQANKMEAVGQLTGGIAHDFNNLLQAISGNLELIQMAPDNRDKVVRWAGNAAQATERGARLTGQLLTFSRRQRLEATAVDVGGLLHDMSDFLRNSVGPTIELDVEIAPGLGAVRSDATQLELAILNLAINSRDAMPQGGRLLVQAATDAPDRIAVRIVDEGVGMTPEVVERALEPFFTTKGPGRGTGLGLSMAYGVARAAGGDLRIDSEPGKGTTVTLYLPREEIIRSAAGTGREKSPRDGPARLTDILLVDDDREVRQTIADMLRKQGHQVTEAENGPQALLELERWSPSLLLLDFAMPGMNGAQVAATALEMRPDVKLLFLTGYSDSEAIDRAVDGRVRILKKPVSAGALAAAIDALID; from the coding sequence ATGCTTGAATCCGCCAGGGCTTTCTTTGCCGGCGACTATGCGCCTCACGGTTATTGCCTGCTGTGGCAGCCCGAGCTGATCTGGACCCACGTCGTGTCGGACGCCCTGATCGCCGCATCCTATTTCTCGATCCCGATCGCGCTGGTCACCTTTGTCCGCAAGCGCCCCGACGTCGAGTTCGGCAAGATGTTCTGGCTGTTCGCACTGTTTATCCTGTCGTGTGGGCTGACCCACGTCATGGGCATCTGGAACCTGTGGCATGGCGATTATGCGGCGGAGGCGACAATCAAGGCGATCACCGCCATCGCCAGCGTTCCCACCGCCATCCTGCTCTGGCCGCTGCTGCCCCGCGCGCTTGCGATCCCCAGTCCGTCGATGCTCCAGAAGAAGAATGACGAGCTTGCCGCGGCCCTCGCCGAGCGGGACTCTGCGCTCGAGCAGCTCCGCGGCGAGGTGGCGCAGCGGGAACGGGCGGAAGCCGCGCTGGTCCAGGCCAACAAGATGGAAGCGGTCGGACAGCTGACCGGCGGCATCGCGCACGACTTCAACAATCTGCTGCAGGCGATCTCGGGCAACCTCGAGCTGATCCAGATGGCACCCGACAATCGCGACAAGGTCGTGCGCTGGGCAGGCAATGCGGCGCAGGCCACCGAGCGCGGCGCGCGATTGACCGGTCAGCTGCTGACCTTTTCCCGGCGCCAAAGGCTTGAAGCGACCGCGGTCGACGTCGGCGGCCTGCTCCACGACATGTCGGATTTTCTCCGCAACTCGGTCGGTCCGACGATCGAGCTGGATGTCGAGATCGCGCCCGGTCTTGGTGCCGTTCGCTCCGACGCGACGCAGCTCGAGCTTGCGATCCTCAATCTTGCCATCAACAGCCGGGATGCAATGCCTCAGGGCGGACGCCTGCTGGTCCAGGCAGCGACAGACGCGCCCGATCGGATCGCGGTGCGGATCGTCGACGAAGGTGTCGGCATGACGCCGGAAGTCGTCGAGCGCGCGCTCGAGCCCTTCTTTACCACCAAGGGACCCGGGCGTGGCACCGGGCTTGGCCTGTCGATGGCCTATGGCGTGGCGAGGGCGGCGGGCGGCGACTTGCGGATCGACAGCGAGCCGGGCAAGGGTACCACCGTCACCCTCTATCTGCCGCGCGAAGAGATCATCCGGTCGGCGGCCGGTACCGGTCGTGAAAAGTCACCTCGCGACGGACCGGCACGGCTGACCGACATCCTGCTGGTCGACGACGACCGTGAGGTGCGCCAGACGATTGCCGACATGCTGCGCAAGCAGGGCCACCAGGTCACCGAGGCCGAGAATGGTCCCCAGGCCCTGCTTGAGCTGGAGCGATGGAGCCCGTCGCTGCTCCTGCTCGACTTTGCGATGCCTGGGATGAACGGGGCGCAGGTCGCAGCCACTGCCCTTGAGATGCGGCCCGACGTCAAACTGCTATTCCTGACCGGCTATTCCGACAGCGAGGCAATAGACCGCGCGGTCGACGGCCGGGTGAGGATCCTCAAGAAGCCGGTCAGCGCCGGCGCGCTCGCCGCCGCGATCGACGCGCTTATCGACTGA
- a CDS encoding ATP-dependent DNA ligase, with protein sequence MTAPATMEALLVEELPSGPEWRYEPKWDGFRCLAVRTDGEVQLWSRSGKPLGRYFPEVEALIGGLPAGDFTLDGELIIETQDGLSFDALSQRLHPAESRVRKLSAETPALFMAFDLLRWRQDELATAPLAKRRGALERLIAQAKAPSLLLSPQTADIETARRWLERSGGALDGVVAKKGDEPYRAGERAMLKIKRYRSADCVVGGYRSDAKGGGVASLLLGLYGDDGLLHHVGFCSGFKAAEKRAWAGELAPLEGGEGFSGNRPDKASRWSRERTSEWVPLRPELVVEVLYDQVTNGRFRHGARLLRRRPDKGADQCRCEQLRHPLSTAGLAELLHNG encoded by the coding sequence ATGACCGCCCCCGCGACCATGGAGGCGCTGCTGGTCGAGGAGCTGCCGTCCGGCCCCGAGTGGCGCTACGAGCCCAAGTGGGACGGCTTCCGCTGCCTCGCGGTGCGAACCGACGGCGAGGTGCAGCTGTGGTCGCGCTCGGGCAAGCCGCTCGGTCGCTATTTTCCCGAGGTCGAAGCACTGATCGGCGGGCTGCCCGCAGGCGACTTCACCCTCGACGGCGAGCTGATCATCGAAACCCAGGACGGCCTCAGCTTCGACGCCTTGTCGCAGCGCCTCCACCCCGCGGAAAGCCGGGTCCGCAAGCTGTCGGCCGAGACGCCGGCGCTGTTCATGGCCTTCGATCTCCTGCGCTGGCGACAGGACGAGCTGGCAACGGCTCCGCTCGCCAAGCGGCGGGGGGCGCTCGAACGCCTGATTGCCCAGGCTAAGGCGCCCTCGCTGCTCCTTTCCCCGCAGACCGCCGATATAGAAACGGCACGCCGCTGGCTGGAACGCAGCGGCGGTGCGCTCGACGGCGTGGTCGCCAAGAAGGGTGACGAACCCTATCGCGCCGGAGAGCGCGCGATGCTCAAGATCAAGCGCTATCGCAGCGCCGATTGCGTAGTCGGCGGCTACCGTAGCGATGCTAAGGGCGGCGGCGTCGCCTCGCTCCTGCTCGGTCTTTATGGCGACGACGGCCTGCTCCACCACGTCGGCTTCTGCTCGGGCTTCAAGGCCGCCGAAAAGCGCGCCTGGGCGGGCGAACTGGCCCCGCTGGAAGGCGGCGAGGGGTTCTCCGGCAACCGCCCCGACAAGGCCAGCCGCTGGTCGCGCGAGCGGACCAGCGAGTGGGTGCCCTTGCGTCCCGAACTGGTAGTGGAAGTGCTCTACGACCAGGTCACCAACGGGCGGTTCCGGCATGGTGCCCGGCTGCTCAGGCGACGCCCGGACAAGGGCGCCGACCAGTGCCGCTGCGAGCAGCTCCGGCATCCCCTTTCGACGGCCGGTCTGGCGGAGCTGCTCCACAACGGCTGA
- the xth gene encoding exodeoxyribonuclease III, whose protein sequence is MRIAIYNVNGVNGRLPVLLEWLGATSPDVVCLQELKAPQEKFPLKALEEAGYGAIWHGQKSWNGVAILARGCTPVETRRGLPDDPDPAQSRYLEAAVNGVLVGCLYLPNGNPRPGPKFDYKLRWIAAFEALAADLLPLDQPVVLAGDYNIIPTERDVYKPERWTEDALFVPDVRAAIERLTGAGWLDALRHLHPDEQVFTFWDYFRNAFARDAGLRIDHLLLNAAAAKRLKAAGVDRSARALPKTSDHAPVWIALK, encoded by the coding sequence GTGCGGATCGCGATCTACAATGTGAACGGCGTCAACGGCCGGCTGCCGGTACTCCTCGAGTGGCTCGGCGCGACCAGCCCCGACGTGGTGTGCCTGCAGGAGCTGAAGGCGCCGCAGGAGAAGTTTCCCCTCAAGGCCCTGGAGGAAGCCGGTTACGGCGCGATCTGGCATGGCCAGAAAAGCTGGAACGGGGTCGCCATCCTGGCCCGCGGCTGCACTCCGGTCGAGACCCGGCGCGGGCTGCCCGACGATCCCGACCCGGCACAGAGCCGCTACCTGGAAGCGGCGGTCAACGGCGTGCTGGTCGGCTGTCTCTACCTTCCCAACGGCAATCCGCGCCCCGGTCCCAAGTTCGACTACAAGCTGCGGTGGATCGCCGCGTTCGAGGCGCTCGCCGCCGACCTTCTGCCCCTCGACCAGCCGGTGGTGCTGGCCGGCGACTATAATATCATCCCCACCGAGCGCGACGTCTACAAGCCCGAGCGCTGGACCGAAGACGCGCTTTTCGTGCCCGACGTGCGGGCGGCGATCGAGCGGCTGACCGGTGCCGGCTGGCTCGACGCGCTTCGCCACCTTCACCCCGACGAGCAGGTGTTCACCTTCTGGGACTATTTCCGCAACGCCTTCGCACGCGACGCCGGGCTGCGCATCGATCACCTGCTGCTCAACGCGGCGGCGGCCAAGCGCCTGAAGGCAGCCGGGGTCGATCGCTCCGCCCGCGCCTTGCCCAAGACCAGCGACCACGCGCCCGTCTGGATCGCGCTCAAATGA
- a CDS encoding TorF family putative porin yields MRVFDLLTTAAILAAAFPVRAAAQEAPAPAFAVSGGTTLVSRYRFRGIGLSDEMPTVQGTINLAHRSGAYVGAWASELDGFGELGGTNLELDLYGGYKLPVGKATLDAGLLYYAYPGSKGGKFEFFEPYANLSLPVGPATAKLGFAFAPEQAAIGGNSNVYLFNDNSLPLKGTPLTLTSHVGWSRGRTTLTPGGDYLDWSLGAQASWRNLTAGVAYVDTDISRRDALAAGATKGIVDSTAVLSLGASF; encoded by the coding sequence ATGCGCGTTTTCGATCTGCTCACCACGGCTGCAATCCTTGCCGCCGCCTTCCCGGTTCGGGCTGCCGCCCAGGAGGCGCCTGCGCCTGCCTTTGCCGTTAGCGGCGGGACGACCCTCGTCAGCCGGTATCGCTTTCGCGGAATCGGACTGTCGGACGAGATGCCGACCGTGCAGGGCACCATCAACCTGGCGCATCGCAGCGGCGCCTACGTCGGCGCCTGGGCCTCGGAGCTCGACGGGTTCGGCGAGCTGGGGGGGACCAATCTCGAGCTCGACCTCTATGGCGGCTACAAGCTGCCCGTTGGCAAGGCGACCCTCGACGCCGGCCTGCTCTATTACGCCTATCCGGGCAGCAAGGGCGGCAAGTTCGAATTCTTCGAGCCCTACGCCAACCTCAGCCTGCCGGTCGGCCCCGCCACCGCCAAGCTCGGGTTCGCCTTCGCGCCCGAGCAGGCGGCGATCGGCGGGAATAGCAATGTCTACCTGTTCAACGACAACAGCCTGCCGCTGAAAGGCACGCCGCTCACGCTCACCAGCCATGTCGGATGGTCGCGGGGCCGCACCACCCTGACTCCGGGGGGCGACTATCTCGACTGGTCGCTCGGCGCCCAGGCGAGCTGGCGCAATCTCACCGCTGGCGTCGCCTATGTCGACACCGACATCTCGCGCCGCGATGCGCTCGCCGCCGGAGCGACCAAGGGCATCGTCGACAGCACCGCCGTGCTCTCGCTCGGGGCAAGCTTCTGA
- the kdpF gene encoding K(+)-transporting ATPase subunit F, with product MTLDLWLGALTALGLLLYLLVALLRPERF from the coding sequence ATGACCCTCGACCTGTGGCTCGGCGCGCTGACCGCGCTCGGCCTTCTCCTTTACCTGCTGGTCGCCCTGCTGCGGCCCGAGCGCTTCTAG
- the kdpA gene encoding potassium-transporting ATPase subunit KdpA, with translation MAHTTLAGWLLIVGFIAATFGMARLFGPWLFAVYEGRPPRLLAAFGPVERLLTGAGGRAAREEQGWRAYAMHLLVFNGAGILLLLLLQLLQGILPLNPQGFAAVPFGIALNTAVSFVTNTNWQSYAGETTMSNLTQMLGLTVQNFLSAATGISVAFAVIRGFARRESGTLGNFWADLVRVTLYLLLPACLLYALVLVALGLPQTLAGSTVAQTLEGTRQAIALGPVASQEAIKMLGTNGGGFFNANSAHPFENPGALSNLLQMLSIFALAAGLTWCFGKAVGNVRQGWAILAAMMLLFAGLTSVSYIAEAGGNPIHHHAGVDPSGGNMEGKEVRFGIAASALFASVTTAASCGAVNAMHDSFTAIGGMVPLFNMHLGEVIVGGVGAGLYGMLLYVILGIFIAGLMVGRTPEYVGKKIEAREVKLAVIAIAVLPLFILGLTASALVLPSGLAGLQEAGPHGLTEALYAYTSAVANNGSAFAGLTATNDWWAYSLALAMLVGRLAVIVPVLAIAGSLAAKKTTPEGAGSFPTTGPLWIGLLAGLIVVLGGLTFLPSLVLGPIADHLAMISGQTF, from the coding sequence ATGGCCCATACCACACTCGCCGGCTGGCTGCTGATCGTCGGGTTCATTGCCGCCACCTTCGGCATGGCGCGCCTGTTCGGCCCCTGGCTGTTCGCCGTCTACGAAGGCCGCCCCCCGCGCCTGCTCGCCGCGTTCGGCCCCGTCGAGCGCCTGCTGACCGGGGCCGGCGGCCGCGCCGCCCGCGAGGAGCAGGGCTGGCGTGCCTATGCGATGCACCTGCTGGTCTTCAACGGCGCGGGCATCCTGCTGCTGCTCCTGCTTCAGCTGCTGCAGGGCATCCTGCCGCTCAACCCGCAGGGTTTCGCGGCGGTGCCGTTCGGGATCGCCCTCAACACCGCGGTCAGCTTCGTCACCAACACCAACTGGCAGAGCTATGCGGGGGAGACGACGATGTCGAACCTGACCCAGATGCTCGGCCTGACGGTGCAGAACTTCCTCTCCGCCGCGACCGGGATCTCGGTCGCCTTCGCGGTCATCCGCGGTTTCGCGCGGCGGGAAAGCGGCACCCTCGGCAACTTCTGGGCCGACCTGGTGCGGGTGACGCTCTACCTGCTGCTCCCGGCCTGCCTCCTCTACGCCCTGGTCCTGGTGGCGCTTGGCTTGCCGCAGACGCTGGCGGGCTCGACGGTCGCTCAGACCCTCGAAGGAACGCGCCAGGCCATCGCGCTGGGGCCGGTGGCGAGCCAGGAGGCGATCAAGATGCTGGGCACCAACGGTGGCGGCTTCTTCAACGCCAACAGCGCGCATCCGTTCGAAAATCCGGGAGCGCTCAGCAACCTCCTGCAAATGCTCAGCATCTTCGCGTTGGCCGCGGGGCTGACTTGGTGCTTCGGCAAGGCGGTCGGCAATGTCCGCCAGGGCTGGGCGATCCTTGCCGCGATGATGCTGCTGTTCGCCGGCCTGACGAGCGTGTCCTATATCGCCGAAGCGGGCGGCAATCCCATCCATCATCATGCCGGGGTCGATCCGTCGGGCGGCAACATGGAAGGCAAGGAGGTCCGCTTTGGCATTGCCGCCAGCGCCCTGTTCGCCAGCGTCACCACCGCCGCCAGTTGCGGCGCGGTCAATGCCATGCACGATAGCTTCACCGCGATCGGTGGGATGGTGCCCTTGTTCAACATGCACCTTGGCGAAGTGATCGTCGGCGGGGTCGGCGCCGGGCTCTACGGGATGCTGCTCTACGTCATCCTTGGCATCTTCATCGCCGGGCTGATGGTCGGCCGCACCCCCGAATATGTCGGCAAGAAGATAGAGGCGCGTGAGGTCAAGCTGGCGGTGATCGCGATCGCGGTCCTGCCGCTGTTCATCCTCGGCCTGACCGCAAGCGCGCTGGTGCTCCCGTCCGGCCTCGCCGGGTTGCAGGAAGCGGGCCCGCACGGGCTGACCGAAGCGCTCTATGCCTACACCTCGGCGGTCGCCAACAACGGCTCGGCCTTCGCCGGGCTGACCGCCACCAACGACTGGTGGGCCTACAGCTTGGCGCTGGCGATGCTGGTTGGCCGGTTGGCGGTGATCGTTCCGGTGCTCGCCATCGCCGGCAGCCTGGCCGCCAAGAAGACCACCCCCGAAGGCGCGGGCAGCTTTCCGACCACCGGGCCGCTGTGGATCGGCCTCCTCGCCGGGCTGATCGTCGTCCTCGGCGGCCTCACTTTCCTGCCCAGCCTCGTGCTCGGCCCCATCGCCGATCATCTCGCGATGATCTCCGGCCAGACCTTCTAA